A genomic window from Micromonospora sp. WMMA1947 includes:
- a CDS encoding AAC(3) family N-acetyltransferase, with product MRGAGRSRRRRGGPGPAPSPVQAQPCLHCAAWTRPHRTPSTRSRTTCARSAEWRQAAAPRAVTGSAVRLPDGTSRWTTWTDVVTDEDDFDQVGADFEATGATTTGRVGTATARLMSQRTLVDFATAWMAANRAR from the coding sequence ATGCGCGGGGCGGGCCGGTCCCGCCGCCGTCGGGGCGGGCCCGGCCCGGCACCGTCCCCGGTCCAGGCTCAGCCCTGCCTACACTGCGCCGCGTGGACCAGGCCGCACCGCACACCGTCAACTCGCTCGCGTACGACCTGCGCGCGCTCGGCGGAATGGCGGCAGGCGGCGGCGCCACGGGCGGTGACGGGCTCGGCGGTACGGCTGCCGGACGGCACGAGCCGGTGGACCACGTGGACCGACGTCGTCACCGACGAGGACGACTTCGACCAGGTGGGCGCCGACTTCGAGGCGACAGGCGCCACGACAACCGGCCGGGTCGGCACCGCAACGGCCCGGCTGATGTCCCAGCGCACACTGGTCGACTTCGCCACCGCCTGGATGGCCGCGAATCGCGCGCGCTGA
- a CDS encoding FAD-dependent oxidoreductase, producing the protein MPDTDVVVVGGGLAGLAAARRLHRAGVPWRLVEAGDRLGGRVATDRVDGFLLDRGFQVLNAAYPRLTGLVDVGALGMSWFTPGVLVRRGDRLERLVNPLREPTGAPGTLTAGIGSLTDRLRFAALAAGYATVPVGRLLGTPETSAETALRRAGLSDAIIEELLRPFLSGVLLDRELATSSHVLAVIMRSFARGRIGLPADGMAALPRALAVPLPAELIELNSPVTEVAPGRVRTPSGEITARAVVVAADPPAAATLLPGLPRVRMHAYTTYYHRSGTAPLDEPILLLDGDRRELVANTVVVSRAAPTYAPDGQHLVATSVVGPQAPPEPVIRRELDRLYGRSTADWTHLTTVAVPEALPAAPPPQGRLRKPVALGDGLYVAGDHRDSPSIQGALASGWRTAGAVLAQLRRA; encoded by the coding sequence GTGCCTGACACGGACGTGGTGGTAGTCGGCGGCGGCCTGGCCGGTCTCGCCGCCGCCCGGCGGCTGCACCGCGCCGGCGTGCCCTGGCGGCTGGTGGAGGCGGGCGACCGGCTCGGCGGGCGGGTCGCCACCGACCGGGTCGACGGGTTCCTGCTGGACCGGGGCTTCCAGGTGCTCAACGCCGCGTACCCGCGACTCACCGGCCTGGTCGACGTCGGCGCGCTCGGGATGAGCTGGTTCACGCCCGGCGTGCTGGTACGCCGTGGCGACCGGCTGGAACGCCTGGTCAACCCGCTGCGCGAACCGACCGGCGCGCCCGGCACGCTCACCGCCGGCATCGGATCACTGACCGACCGGTTGCGGTTCGCCGCGCTCGCCGCCGGCTACGCGACGGTGCCGGTCGGCCGGCTGCTCGGCACACCCGAGACCAGCGCCGAGACGGCGCTGCGAAGGGCCGGGCTCTCCGACGCGATCATCGAGGAACTGCTGCGGCCGTTCCTGTCCGGCGTGCTGCTCGACCGCGAGCTGGCCACCTCCAGCCACGTCCTCGCGGTCATCATGCGCTCCTTCGCCCGGGGCCGGATCGGCCTGCCGGCGGACGGCATGGCGGCGCTGCCCCGGGCGCTCGCCGTGCCGCTTCCCGCCGAGCTGATCGAGCTGAACAGCCCGGTCACCGAGGTCGCGCCCGGCCGGGTCCGCACCCCGTCCGGCGAGATCACCGCCCGCGCCGTCGTGGTCGCCGCCGACCCGCCGGCGGCGGCCACGCTGCTGCCAGGGCTGCCGCGGGTACGCATGCACGCGTACACCACCTACTACCACCGCTCCGGCACGGCGCCACTGGACGAGCCGATCCTGCTGCTCGACGGCGACCGGCGCGAGCTCGTCGCCAACACGGTGGTGGTGAGCCGGGCCGCGCCCACGTACGCCCCCGACGGCCAGCATTTGGTCGCCACCTCGGTGGTCGGCCCGCAGGCACCGCCCGAACCGGTGATCCGGCGCGAACTGGACCGCCTCTACGGCCGCTCCACCGCCGACTGGACCCACCTCACCACCGTCGCCGTGCCGGAGGCGCTCCCGGCCGCACCGCCACCACAGGGCCGGCTGCGCAAACCGGTGGCGCTCGGCGACGGCCTGTACGTAGCAGGCGACCACCGGGACAGTCCGTCCATCCAGGGAGCGCTCGCCAGCGGGTGGCGGACGGCCGGCGCGGTCCTCGCGCAGTTGCGGCGAGCGTGA
- a CDS encoding RNA polymerase subunit sigma-70 → MSDSPDEQAVWLQRAFDEHRRELHVHCYRLAGNVTDADDLVQETFLRAWRARDRFEGRASARTWFYRIATNIFLDSRKAAGHRTVPYGDALEWSTELGPYPDALLADDPQTGLAARETVELAVIAALMYLPPRQRAAFVLRDVYGWTPQEIATSLGTPVAAVNSLLQRARHTLRRRAPSDPKDWRRPQLTREDEAILRRYASAKDPETIRALLAEDVRITMPPEPPVVGIDAAAEFLGRPLDWRTFPTSANGRPALINYLRRPGSPHYEALVVDVLRIENGKIVESNAFIGARHVTAFSMPATLEP, encoded by the coding sequence ATGTCCGACTCGCCTGACGAGCAGGCAGTCTGGCTGCAGCGCGCCTTCGACGAGCACCGGCGTGAACTGCACGTCCACTGCTACCGCCTCGCCGGGAACGTCACCGACGCGGACGACCTGGTGCAGGAGACCTTCCTGCGTGCCTGGCGGGCTCGCGACCGCTTCGAGGGTCGGGCGTCAGCGCGCACCTGGTTCTACCGGATCGCCACGAACATCTTCCTGGACAGCCGCAAGGCGGCCGGTCACCGGACGGTTCCCTACGGTGATGCGCTGGAGTGGTCCACCGAGCTCGGTCCCTATCCCGACGCCCTGCTGGCCGACGATCCACAGACCGGCCTCGCCGCCCGGGAGACCGTCGAGCTGGCCGTGATCGCCGCGCTCATGTACCTGCCGCCGCGGCAGCGGGCGGCCTTCGTGCTGCGCGACGTCTACGGCTGGACGCCGCAGGAGATCGCGACCTCGCTCGGCACCCCCGTAGCGGCCGTCAACAGCCTCCTCCAGCGGGCCCGCCACACCCTCCGGCGGCGCGCTCCGTCGGACCCGAAGGACTGGCGCCGCCCGCAGCTCACCAGGGAGGACGAAGCGATCCTGCGCCGCTACGCCAGCGCGAAGGACCCGGAGACGATCCGGGCACTGCTCGCCGAGGACGTACGGATCACGATGCCGCCCGAGCCGCCGGTCGTCGGGATCGACGCGGCCGCGGAGTTCCTCGGCCGACCGCTCGACTGGCGTACGTTTCCCACCTCGGCCAACGGGCGCCCGGCGCTGATCAACTATCTCCGTCGGCCCGGCAGCCCGCACTACGAGGCGTTGGTCGTCGACGTACTCCGGATCGAGAACGGAAAGATCGTCGAGAGCAACGCCTTCATCGGTGCCCGTCACGTCACCGCTTTCAGCATGCCCGCCACGCTCGAGCCCTAG
- a CDS encoding DUF899 family protein, translating to MTTTPTSDAAAPPVVDRETWLRKRDELLVREKAHTREGDAIAAARRQLPMTLMPAVTVRGPGGDIPLVEVFEGRRMLIAYFHMWHDGNPYEHQCEGCTFSTCHMQTLDYLHARDVTYAVFCEGPYDESAPFAEFMGYRFPWYSAKDSDPALADGRHFGFIACYLRDGDNVYETYWTTGRGVEALMTTYHALDLTVYGRQENWENSPEGWPRGNGHPWRLDGRPTAQWSRPGVAPR from the coding sequence ATGACGACAACCCCCACGTCCGACGCCGCCGCGCCCCCGGTCGTCGACCGGGAGACCTGGCTGCGCAAGCGCGACGAACTGCTCGTACGGGAGAAGGCCCATACCCGCGAAGGAGACGCGATCGCAGCCGCTCGTCGTCAGCTGCCGATGACCTTGATGCCGGCGGTGACAGTGCGGGGCCCTGGCGGGGACATCCCGCTGGTGGAAGTGTTCGAGGGCCGCCGGATGCTCATCGCCTACTTCCACATGTGGCACGACGGCAATCCGTACGAGCATCAGTGTGAGGGGTGCACCTTCTCGACCTGTCACATGCAGACGCTGGACTACCTGCACGCTCGGGACGTCACCTATGCCGTGTTCTGCGAGGGCCCCTACGACGAAAGTGCCCCGTTCGCCGAGTTCATGGGCTACCGGTTCCCCTGGTATTCGGCGAAAGACTCCGACCCGGCTCTGGCCGACGGTCGTCACTTCGGGTTCATCGCGTGCTACCTGCGCGACGGCGACAACGTCTACGAGACCTACTGGACCACCGGGCGGGGCGTTGAGGCGTTGATGACCACCTACCACGCCCTGGACCTCACGGTGTACGGCCGGCAGGAGAACTGGGAGAACTCGCCTGAAGGCTGGCCGCGGGGCAACGGGCACCCGTGGCGTCTCGACGGCCGCCCCACCGCGCAATGGTCACGCCCCGGCGTCGCACCGCGATGA
- a CDS encoding SRPBCC family protein, with amino-acid sequence MDRDTFRPGPLARVELAPDNELVFVRDLRHPPEKVWAALTDPDQLAGWAPFLADRDLGRPGDAVLSTVDGDQRYPAPARVLRADRPHLLEYTWGDDLLRWELTTNGDGTTLTLRHRVGGPDLAAMTAAGWHICLDVAAHLLDGDPVGPIRGAEAKDFGWAELRDAYAERLNRD; translated from the coding sequence ATGGACCGCGACACGTTCCGTCCCGGCCCGCTCGCCCGGGTCGAGCTGGCACCCGACAACGAACTGGTCTTCGTCCGCGACCTGCGGCACCCGCCGGAGAAGGTGTGGGCCGCGCTCACCGACCCGGATCAGCTCGCCGGGTGGGCGCCGTTCCTGGCCGACCGTGACCTGGGCCGCCCTGGCGACGCAGTACTCAGCACCGTCGACGGCGACCAGAGATACCCGGCGCCGGCCCGGGTGCTGCGCGCCGACCGGCCGCACCTGCTGGAGTACACCTGGGGCGACGACCTGCTCCGCTGGGAGCTGACCACGAACGGCGACGGCACCACGCTCACGCTGCGGCACCGGGTCGGCGGTCCCGACCTCGCCGCGATGACTGCCGCCGGCTGGCACATCTGCCTCGACGTCGCCGCGCATCTGCTCGACGGCGACCCGGTCGGCCCGATCCGGGGCGCGGAGGCGAAGGACTTCGGCTGGGCGGAGCTGCGCGACGCGTACGCCGAACGCCTGAACCGCGACTGA
- a CDS encoding FUSC family protein, with amino-acid sequence MTGQREGRGGRRGSSRRAGLDAERFDEAWERVNERGRAAGRDRMQQLRIKSVLAVQAGLAAALAWAVARWLTGMPSPIFAPAAAVAVITSSFGRRLSNTVELLAGVTLGIIVSDLLIGAVGAGVWQTGVIVAASVLVALALSTRGGIVGNASGTAVLLGALSSSRHTLEFPRFVDALIGGGVGLVVTLLLVPINPLRVVRRVAAPTLRQLADQLAATAAALRRRDHDLADRSLSRSQAIGADLGRFWDVFGGAKETVDLAPARWPRRRSVRHYQLSAPDVDQAVWNTRVLARRAVVLIEDGEPIPESLPDAVEALGAAVHAVQEEVLADQGPEDARRHALRAVAAATRAELAGTGLSGTVIVGQVRTAASDILQATGMDREEALRRIREVAAAQS; translated from the coding sequence GTGACCGGGCAGCGGGAGGGGCGCGGCGGCCGGCGGGGGTCGTCGCGGCGCGCCGGCCTGGACGCGGAACGGTTCGACGAGGCGTGGGAGCGCGTGAACGAGCGCGGCCGGGCCGCCGGGCGGGACCGGATGCAACAGCTGCGGATCAAGTCCGTACTCGCCGTGCAGGCCGGACTGGCGGCGGCGCTGGCCTGGGCCGTCGCGCGCTGGCTCACCGGCATGCCGAGCCCGATCTTCGCCCCGGCGGCCGCGGTCGCGGTGATCACGTCGTCCTTCGGACGGCGCCTCTCCAACACCGTCGAACTGCTCGCCGGGGTGACGCTCGGCATCATCGTGTCGGACCTGCTGATCGGCGCCGTCGGCGCCGGGGTGTGGCAGACCGGCGTGATCGTCGCGGCGTCCGTCCTGGTCGCGCTGGCACTGAGTACGCGGGGCGGGATCGTGGGCAACGCCAGCGGTACGGCGGTGCTGCTCGGCGCGCTCTCCTCCTCCCGGCACACACTGGAGTTCCCCCGCTTCGTCGACGCGCTGATCGGCGGCGGCGTGGGACTGGTGGTGACACTTCTGCTGGTGCCGATCAACCCACTGCGGGTCGTGCGGCGGGTGGCCGCGCCGACGCTGCGGCAACTCGCCGACCAGCTCGCCGCGACCGCCGCCGCGCTACGGCGACGCGACCACGACCTGGCCGACCGGTCGCTGAGCCGGTCGCAGGCGATCGGCGCGGACCTGGGCCGGTTCTGGGACGTCTTCGGCGGCGCGAAGGAAACAGTCGACCTGGCCCCGGCGCGCTGGCCGAGGCGGCGCTCGGTCCGGCACTACCAGCTCAGCGCGCCGGACGTGGACCAGGCGGTCTGGAACACCCGCGTACTGGCCCGCCGGGCCGTCGTGCTGATCGAGGACGGGGAGCCGATACCGGAGAGCCTGCCGGACGCGGTGGAGGCACTCGGCGCGGCGGTGCACGCCGTACAGGAGGAGGTTCTCGCGGACCAGGGCCCGGAGGACGCCCGCCGCCACGCGTTGCGTGCGGTGGCGGCGGCGACGCGCGCGGAGCTGGCCGGGACCGGGCTGTCCGGCACGGTGATCGTGGGGCAGGTCCGGACCGCGGCCAGCGACATCCTCCAGGCGACCGGAATGGACCGGGAGGAGGCGCTGCGGCGCATCCGGGAGGTGGCCGCCGCGCAGTCGTGA
- a CDS encoding SRPBCC family protein has translation MSRVDRGSRTIAAAPAAVYDALVDRAALEAWLPPDGMRGRIERWDPRPGGGFRMVLTYLDATGNPGKTSDATDVVDVGFAELVPAHRVVQTAVFQADDPAYAGTMTMTWHLAAAGDGTEVTVTATGVPPGIDQAVHEEGIASSLAHLAAYLEPGG, from the coding sequence GTGAGCAGGGTCGATCGGGGCAGCAGGACGATCGCCGCCGCGCCGGCGGCCGTCTACGACGCGCTCGTGGACCGGGCGGCCCTGGAGGCGTGGCTGCCGCCGGACGGGATGCGCGGGCGAATCGAGCGCTGGGATCCGCGTCCGGGCGGCGGGTTCCGGATGGTGCTCACCTACCTCGACGCGACCGGCAACCCGGGCAAGACCTCGGACGCCACCGACGTGGTCGATGTCGGGTTCGCCGAACTCGTACCGGCGCACCGGGTGGTGCAGACCGCCGTGTTCCAGGCCGACGACCCGGCGTACGCGGGCACCATGACCATGACCTGGCACCTCGCGGCGGCCGGCGACGGCACCGAGGTGACGGTCACCGCCACCGGCGTACCTCCGGGCATCGACCAGGCGGTGCACGAGGAGGGCATCGCGTCCTCGCTGGCGCACCTGGCCGCGTACCTCGAACCGGGCGGCTGA
- a CDS encoding Uma2 family endonuclease → MSAEAVGMHMPAVVTLDDVATMNAADPNGHRYETSPEGVLSVMPPPDSEHAIIASRIFAWLIMAGWPAEQVLQAVGVRVPGPSGDGGRIPDITVWRKPPSRRVWSAVADLVLVVEIVSPGSETMDSVTKAREYASAGIPRYWVVERDGAQTVTLHELAGDGRYAEHARMPLAWLLQTAPADHLDG, encoded by the coding sequence ATGAGCGCTGAGGCAGTCGGCATGCACATGCCCGCCGTCGTGACGCTCGACGACGTGGCGACGATGAATGCCGCCGACCCGAACGGCCACCGCTACGAGACCAGCCCCGAGGGGGTTCTGTCGGTCATGCCGCCGCCCGACTCCGAGCACGCCATCATCGCGAGCCGGATCTTCGCCTGGCTGATCATGGCGGGCTGGCCCGCTGAGCAGGTGCTTCAGGCCGTCGGTGTGCGGGTGCCGGGGCCCAGCGGCGACGGTGGCCGGATCCCCGACATCACGGTTTGGCGGAAGCCGCCCAGCCGTCGCGTCTGGTCCGCCGTGGCCGACCTGGTGCTGGTGGTCGAGATCGTCTCGCCCGGTTCGGAGACCATGGACTCGGTGACGAAGGCCCGGGAGTACGCCTCGGCCGGCATCCCGCGTTACTGGGTCGTGGAGCGGGACGGCGCGCAGACCGTCACGCTCCACGAGCTCGCCGGCGACGGCCGGTACGCCGAGCACGCCCGGATGCCGCTCGCCTGGCTGCTGCAGACCGCACCCGCTGACCACCTCGACGGGTAG
- a CDS encoding ATP-binding protein, with protein sequence MTTRPTLFLTVGLPGTGKTTEARRIEAEEQALRLTKDEWVKALYGLANPPSASDVIEGRLIEIGLRALNLGINVVIDFGLWGRDERSALRQAAADLGAAVEMRYFELPPAEQRRRLDRRQAEEPHTTWHMSDEELAGWAAVISIPTEGELDGSEPVDCPPAGFATWEDWRRHRWPPSVP encoded by the coding sequence ATGACGACACGACCGACTCTGTTCCTGACGGTAGGACTGCCAGGTACCGGGAAGACCACAGAAGCGCGGCGCATAGAAGCCGAGGAGCAGGCTCTTCGCCTCACGAAGGACGAGTGGGTAAAGGCCCTGTACGGCCTCGCGAACCCGCCGTCGGCCTCGGACGTGATCGAAGGACGGCTCATCGAGATTGGGCTGCGCGCCCTCAATCTCGGCATCAACGTCGTCATCGACTTCGGCCTCTGGGGTCGAGATGAGCGCTCCGCGCTACGGCAGGCAGCTGCCGACCTCGGCGCGGCGGTGGAGATGCGCTACTTCGAACTCCCACCGGCCGAGCAGCGGAGACGACTTGACCGGCGCCAAGCCGAAGAGCCGCACACGACGTGGCACATGTCCGACGAGGAACTCGCCGGGTGGGCTGCCGTCATCAGCATCCCGACCGAAGGGGAACTCGACGGCAGTGAACCTGTCGATTGCCCGCCGGCAGGATTCGCGACTTGGGAGGACTGGCGCAGGCATCGCTGGCCTCCATCGGTCCCCTGA
- a CDS encoding GNAT family protein, translating into MTLAEIWPVHRLRVTTSVLELAVPGEDELAELAIHAAAGIYDPQNRFLARSPVAGWESGPSPQAEWSFLRYYWASLADWRPSRWNLVMAVKVDGACVGVQEIGAQDFGITKTVSTGSWIARRFQRRGYGKEMRRAILHLAFAGLGADRAESAAWSTNAPSLGVSWSLGYQSNGTTIRTFDGARQEQINLVLDRERWESHRDDIAIHGLSDEVLELMDVKRDASR; encoded by the coding sequence ATGACATTGGCCGAGATCTGGCCCGTGCACCGTCTGCGGGTGACGACGTCCGTGCTTGAGCTGGCTGTGCCGGGTGAGGACGAGCTTGCTGAACTGGCGATCCATGCGGCAGCCGGCATCTACGATCCGCAGAACCGCTTTCTGGCGCGTTCGCCAGTAGCGGGATGGGAGTCCGGACCGTCTCCCCAGGCAGAGTGGTCGTTCTTGCGGTACTACTGGGCGTCCCTGGCGGACTGGCGGCCGAGCAGATGGAACCTGGTCATGGCTGTGAAGGTCGATGGCGCGTGCGTCGGGGTGCAGGAGATCGGCGCGCAGGATTTCGGGATCACGAAGACCGTTTCGACGGGGTCATGGATCGCGCGGCGGTTCCAGCGGCGTGGTTATGGCAAGGAGATGCGGCGCGCCATCCTGCACCTTGCGTTCGCCGGGCTGGGAGCGGATCGCGCCGAGTCCGCCGCCTGGTCCACCAACGCGCCGTCGCTGGGAGTCTCGTGGTCGCTTGGCTATCAGTCGAACGGCACCACTATTCGGACCTTCGACGGTGCCCGTCAGGAGCAGATCAACCTGGTGCTCGACCGCGAGCGGTGGGAGAGCCACCGTGACGACATCGCGATCCATGGACTCAGCGACGAGGTGCTTGAGCTGATGGACGTCAAGCGGGACGCGTCCCGGTGA
- a CDS encoding GNAT family N-acetyltransferase: MPVLPHPDAPADSLLVGDDDTPLARMRLRDDDGTAVAADVRPLPGAPLTRLVGQVRRDLAGHRLETPDEALASALVADGLTLDRAATDMRHDLTDVPEAVTLPDGWSLGAPGWDDDLAAGLDAAYGPDHPDGRWQPSDTEEVRAMFDTGEPVPPLVPASARLIDPDGRSAGHVLCAGPVPWTDDDCVWILNLGVAPRAQRRGFGRALLVHALRGAREAGLPSVGLSVVDGNPARRMYDAAGFRVRTRVLTVRIPDA, from the coding sequence ATGCCGGTACTGCCGCACCCCGACGCCCCTGCCGACTCGCTGCTGGTCGGTGACGACGACACTCCGCTGGCCCGGATGCGGCTGCGGGACGACGACGGCACGGCGGTCGCGGCCGACGTCCGGCCGCTGCCCGGGGCGCCGCTGACCCGGCTCGTCGGGCAGGTGCGGCGCGACCTGGCCGGGCACCGGCTGGAGACGCCGGACGAGGCGCTCGCGTCGGCACTGGTGGCCGACGGGCTGACGCTGGACCGGGCCGCCACGGACATGCGGCACGACCTGACCGACGTACCCGAAGCGGTGACCCTGCCGGACGGCTGGTCGCTCGGTGCCCCCGGCTGGGACGACGACCTCGCCGCGGGGCTGGACGCGGCGTACGGCCCGGACCACCCGGACGGCCGCTGGCAGCCCAGCGACACCGAGGAGGTGCGGGCGATGTTCGACACCGGCGAACCGGTGCCGCCGCTGGTGCCCGCCTCGGCCCGGCTGATCGACCCGGACGGCCGCAGCGCCGGGCACGTGCTGTGCGCCGGACCGGTGCCGTGGACCGACGACGACTGCGTCTGGATCCTCAACCTGGGCGTCGCGCCCCGCGCGCAGCGGCGCGGGTTCGGCCGGGCGCTGCTGGTGCACGCGTTGCGCGGCGCGCGCGAGGCAGGGCTACCGTCCGTCGGCCTGTCGGTGGTCGACGGCAACCCGGCCCGCCGGATGTACGACGCGGCCGGCTTCCGCGTCCGCACCCGGGTGCTCACCGTCCGGATCCCCGACGCTTAG
- a CDS encoding HAD family hydrolase yields MTAKPVTTVLFDFAWTLFARNSERWVGNAAASIDRALAAGEAHRIAGDFAELLRETATDPAHIARDLDPRVWDRAILAVLKQIPGVDQALASMLHETHAEAIEPYADTVATLSALRDSGVRIGVVSNVGWDIRTCFARHGLDGCVDAFVLSYEVGFVKPDPRIWGAALEALHAAPGQTLMVGDHPAGDGGSVSAGIPALILPMVDSPARKRGFEHVLRLAQVPS; encoded by the coding sequence GTGACCGCCAAGCCCGTGACGACAGTGCTGTTCGACTTCGCCTGGACTCTGTTCGCCAGGAACTCGGAGCGCTGGGTGGGCAACGCGGCGGCATCGATCGACCGGGCATTGGCTGCCGGCGAGGCGCACCGTATTGCCGGCGACTTCGCGGAACTGTTGCGGGAGACGGCCACGGATCCGGCCCACATCGCCCGAGATCTGGATCCGCGAGTCTGGGATCGGGCGATCCTCGCCGTGCTGAAACAGATTCCCGGGGTGGACCAGGCGCTGGCATCGATGTTGCACGAAACACACGCCGAGGCGATCGAGCCGTACGCCGACACCGTCGCCACCCTGTCCGCATTGCGTGACAGCGGTGTTCGCATCGGTGTCGTCAGCAACGTCGGCTGGGACATCCGCACATGCTTCGCGCGGCACGGACTCGACGGCTGTGTCGATGCGTTCGTACTGTCCTACGAGGTCGGCTTCGTCAAACCGGACCCTCGGATCTGGGGTGCCGCCCTCGAAGCCCTCCATGCCGCACCGGGCCAGACCCTGATGGTCGGTGATCATCCTGCCGGTGACGGCGGATCGGTTTCTGCCGGTATACCAGCGCTGATCCTGCCGATGGTGGATTCGCCCGCGCGGAAACGCGGCTTCGAACACGTGCTCAGGCTTGCCCAGGTTCCGTCCTGA
- a CDS encoding metalloregulator ArsR/SmtB family transcription factor has protein sequence MSVDAFTVLAEPSRRRILDRLRRAESSVGELVDALGMSQPAVSKHLRVLREAGLVTCRTAAQRRIYRVDTTPLRAVDDWLGPYRSMWTAHLDALERHLDSQE, from the coding sequence GTGAGCGTCGACGCCTTCACCGTCCTGGCCGAGCCTTCCCGGCGCCGCATCCTGGACCGGCTGCGCCGGGCGGAGAGCAGCGTCGGCGAACTGGTGGACGCGCTGGGCATGAGCCAGCCGGCGGTCTCCAAGCACCTGCGGGTGCTACGCGAGGCCGGACTGGTCACCTGCCGTACGGCCGCGCAGCGGCGCATCTACCGGGTCGACACCACGCCGCTACGAGCCGTCGACGACTGGCTCGGGCCGTACCGGTCGATGTGGACCGCGCACCTCGACGCCCTGGAACGCCATCTCGACAGTCAGGAGTGA
- a CDS encoding GNAT family N-acetyltransferase has product MRFPVSTPPAVPAGTLTTGPQPTLPAEGGLVLRPWADGDAPAVLAAYQDPEIRRWHTRRPASPEQVLQWIAHLRRSWQEETGASWAVTRGDEVVGRMALGGFNLDDGEAGCAYWVVPAARGAGVASRALRAVSAWALGEGRLHRLWLDHSTGNVASCRVAVKAGFRLEGTKRSAAVHDDGRHDMHLHARVRGDA; this is encoded by the coding sequence ATGCGCTTCCCGGTGTCCACACCGCCCGCCGTTCCCGCCGGCACGCTCACCACCGGCCCGCAACCGACGTTGCCCGCCGAGGGCGGCCTGGTCCTGCGCCCCTGGGCGGACGGGGACGCGCCCGCCGTCCTGGCCGCGTACCAGGATCCGGAGATCCGCCGCTGGCACACCCGCCGGCCCGCGTCGCCGGAGCAGGTCCTGCAGTGGATCGCCCACCTCCGTCGTTCCTGGCAGGAGGAGACGGGCGCGAGCTGGGCGGTGACCCGGGGCGACGAGGTGGTGGGCCGCATGGCGCTGGGCGGCTTCAACCTCGACGACGGCGAGGCCGGCTGCGCGTACTGGGTGGTTCCGGCCGCCCGTGGCGCGGGCGTGGCCTCCCGCGCGTTGCGGGCGGTGAGCGCGTGGGCGCTCGGCGAAGGGCGGCTGCACCGGCTCTGGCTCGACCACTCGACCGGCAACGTCGCGTCGTGCCGGGTGGCGGTCAAGGCCGGGTTCCGGCTGGAGGGCACCAAGCGCAGCGCTGCGGTGCACGACGACGGGCGGCACGACATGCACCTGCACGCCCGCGTCCGCGGGGACGCCTGA